Proteins co-encoded in one Halorussus lipolyticus genomic window:
- the hpt gene encoding hypoxanthine/guanine phosphoribosyltransferase, translating into MDRLHESLHDAPIIDKDGYQYLVHPISNGVPMLEPELLREVVVGVSQAADLDVDKIVAPEAMGIHIATALSLQTDIPLVVIRKREYGLDGEVPLHQTTGYSESEMYINDVEEGDRVLIVDDLLSTGGTLASICDALDDIGAEIADIVVVIRKVGETALDETDYEATSLVDISVEDYEVTIH; encoded by the coding sequence ATGGACCGGCTTCACGAGTCCCTACACGACGCGCCGATTATCGACAAAGACGGCTACCAGTACCTCGTTCACCCCATCAGCAACGGGGTGCCGATGCTGGAACCCGAACTGCTCCGCGAGGTCGTTGTGGGCGTCTCGCAGGCCGCGGACCTCGACGTGGACAAAATCGTCGCGCCCGAGGCCATGGGCATCCACATCGCCACCGCGCTCTCGCTCCAGACCGACATCCCGCTGGTGGTCATCCGGAAGCGCGAGTACGGTCTGGACGGTGAGGTCCCGCTCCACCAGACCACCGGCTACTCCGAGTCGGAGATGTACATCAACGACGTCGAGGAGGGCGACCGAGTTCTCATCGTGGACGACCTCCTCTCGACCGGCGGCACCCTCGCGTCCATCTGCGACGCGCTGGACGACATCGGCGCGGAAATCGCCGACATCGTGGTCGTCATTCGGAAAGTCGGCGAGACGGCGCTGGACGAGACCGACTACGAAGCCACGAGTCTGGTGGACATCTCGGTCGAGGACTACGAAGTCACGATTCACTAG
- a CDS encoding undecaprenyl diphosphate synthase family protein has protein sequence MGVYDRYLAARLRRHGADPPSHVAVIITERDLLEQGAYGTLEAFFEWAFEYDAERVTVYVSVLDPEAAPTLRRELDQVSAPEPLAVRGPDDTQRADAPIQVSIGLGGKHEFAGVVEKIAEDVQSGELSAEEVDESEVEEHLVFPANPDLVLKTGAERLSDFMIWQSVYSELYFTDVNWRDFRKREYLRALLDYKNRQRRFGR, from the coding sequence GTGGGAGTCTACGACCGCTATCTCGCCGCCCGCCTCCGGAGACACGGCGCAGACCCGCCCAGCCACGTCGCCGTCATCATCACCGAGCGTGACCTCCTCGAACAGGGGGCCTACGGGACGCTGGAGGCCTTCTTCGAGTGGGCCTTCGAGTACGACGCCGAGCGCGTGACCGTCTACGTCAGCGTCCTCGACCCCGAGGCCGCCCCGACGTTGCGGCGCGAACTCGACCAAGTGTCGGCACCCGAACCGCTTGCAGTCCGCGGCCCGGACGACACCCAGCGCGCCGACGCGCCGATTCAGGTCTCCATCGGACTGGGCGGCAAACACGAGTTCGCCGGCGTCGTCGAAAAAATCGCCGAGGACGTACAAAGCGGCGAGTTATCTGCCGAGGAGGTAGACGAAAGCGAGGTCGAGGAGCATCTGGTCTTCCCCGCGAACCCCGATTTGGTCCTCAAGACCGGCGCGGAACGGCTCTCGGACTTCATGATTTGGCAGTCGGTCTACTCCGAACTCTACTTCACCGACGTGAACTGGCGGGACTTCCGCAAGCGGGAGTACCTGCGGGCGCTCCTCGATTACAAGAACCGCCAGCGGCGGTTCGGTCGGTAG
- a CDS encoding transcriptional regulator: MAKTGPDTPDDERPDDDRVLHIHFRAGDSERIEETLDALDRGETPDPYVERVYHDPDELHRITRPKNLELLRTIVRERPASIRETARLVGRDVRQVHRNLEELEGLGLLDFDETDQAKRPRVWYDEINVELPLGEDSAEDSETAEV; the protein is encoded by the coding sequence ATGGCGAAAACTGGCCCTGACACACCCGACGACGAACGACCGGACGACGACCGAGTGCTACACATCCACTTCCGAGCGGGCGACTCGGAGCGCATCGAGGAGACCCTCGACGCACTCGACAGGGGCGAGACGCCCGACCCCTACGTCGAGCGCGTCTATCACGACCCCGACGAACTCCACCGAATCACGCGGCCCAAGAATCTGGAACTGCTCCGAACTATCGTCCGGGAGCGTCCCGCCAGCATCCGCGAAACCGCCCGATTGGTCGGACGAGACGTGCGGCAAGTCCACCGGAATCTGGAGGAACTCGAAGGACTGGGACTGCTCGACTTCGATGAGACCGACCAAGCGAAGCGCCCCCGAGTCTGGTACGACGAAATCAACGTCGAGTTACCGCTCGGAGAGGATAGCGCCGAAGACTCCGAGACAGCGGAAGTCTGA
- the uppS gene encoding polyprenyl diphosphate synthase produces the protein MFQWAQRRVQAAYERLLRREISGAPAHVAVIQDGNRRYASKQGGEAPDGHRAGAQTTERVMNWCQDMGVEELTLYAFSTENFDRPDHEREALFDLLEEKLYQFGDDERVHDGEVCIRAIGEVDQLPERVREAVAYAEGRTEQYDSFTLNVALAYGGRNELLGAAREVAGAVEDGELDPEDIDVAEIENRIYDRPVRDVDLIIRTGGDERTSNFLPWHANGNEAAVFFCTPYWPEFSKVDFLRGIRTYESREESWRRAKAKRALALVRELGGVELAEARRIVSRFRGNLPDESAVEELGVEELELESESSSVD, from the coding sequence ATGTTCCAGTGGGCACAGCGGCGAGTTCAGGCCGCCTACGAGAGACTCCTGCGACGCGAAATATCGGGCGCACCGGCCCACGTCGCCGTCATTCAGGACGGGAACCGACGCTACGCCAGCAAGCAGGGCGGGGAGGCCCCGGACGGCCACCGGGCGGGGGCACAGACCACCGAGCGCGTGATGAACTGGTGTCAGGACATGGGGGTCGAGGAGCTAACGCTGTACGCCTTCTCGACCGAGAACTTCGACCGGCCCGACCACGAGCGCGAGGCCCTATTCGACCTGCTGGAGGAGAAACTCTACCAGTTCGGCGACGACGAGCGGGTCCACGACGGGGAGGTCTGCATCCGCGCTATCGGCGAGGTTGACCAGCTCCCCGAGCGCGTCCGAGAGGCCGTCGCGTACGCCGAGGGTCGGACCGAGCAGTACGACTCGTTCACCCTCAACGTCGCGCTGGCCTACGGCGGTCGCAACGAACTCCTCGGGGCGGCCCGCGAGGTTGCCGGGGCCGTCGAGGACGGCGAACTCGACCCCGAGGACATCGACGTGGCCGAAATCGAGAATCGCATCTACGACCGGCCGGTTCGGGACGTGGACCTCATCATCCGGACCGGGGGCGACGAGCGGACCTCGAACTTCCTGCCGTGGCACGCTAACGGCAACGAGGCCGCCGTGTTCTTCTGTACCCCCTACTGGCCCGAGTTCTCCAAGGTCGATTTCCTCCGGGGCATCCGGACCTACGAGTCCCGCGAGGAGTCGTGGCGGCGCGCGAAGGCCAAGCGGGCGCTGGCGCTGGTCCGGGAACTCGGCGGCGTCGAGTTGGCCGAGGCCCGCAGAATCGTGAGTCGATTCCGCGGAAACCTGCCCGACGAGTCGGCGGTCGAGGAGTTGGGCGTCGAGGAGTTAGAACTCGAGAGCGAGTCGTCGTCGGTGGACTGA
- a CDS encoding cold-shock protein, whose translation MAKGTVDFFNDTGGYGFIDTEDADEDVFFHMEDIGGPDLEEGQEVEFEIEQADKGPRAKNLERL comes from the coding sequence ATGGCGAAAGGTACGGTTGATTTCTTCAACGACACTGGCGGTTACGGTTTCATCGACACTGAGGACGCTGACGAAGACGTGTTCTTCCACATGGAAGACATCGGCGGTCCCGACCTCGAAGAGGGGCAGGAAGTCGAGTTCGAGATAGAGCAGGCGGACAAGGGTCCGCGCGCGAAGAACCTCGAACGTCTGTAA
- a CDS encoding DUF5778 family protein — protein sequence MEDALDEDLYRRTKQLLEPGEIQLNGAVVHTDLGSDDETEMHQATVDVGEIIAEHAGFDPKDTFVYSGTDDTDFASNQHQGLTLDDESFVWECQQLLREGTFDVVFYYEASADQDAILEDVRDLGFDVTGVEGE from the coding sequence ATGGAAGACGCACTCGACGAGGACCTCTATCGAAGGACCAAGCAACTGCTCGAACCCGGCGAAATCCAACTCAACGGGGCCGTCGTCCACACCGACCTCGGGAGCGACGACGAGACCGAGATGCACCAAGCCACCGTGGACGTGGGCGAAATCATCGCCGAACACGCCGGTTTCGACCCGAAGGACACCTTCGTCTACTCGGGCACCGACGACACCGACTTCGCGTCGAACCAGCATCAGGGCCTGACGCTGGACGACGAGTCGTTCGTCTGGGAGTGCCAACAGCTTCTGCGCGAGGGCACCTTCGACGTGGTGTTCTACTACGAGGCCAGCGCCGACCAAGACGCCATCCTCGAAGACGTTCGGGACCTCGGCTTCGACGTGACCGGGGTCGAAGGAGAGTAG
- the hemA gene encoding glutamyl-tRNA reductase, whose protein sequence is MATGVVSGVRVSHDKASLDDVEAACHADEQMVLERLLDVPGVDEAFVMQTCNRFEAYVVTDSAATGRAVLSDFSPDVGGHSVVEMGHEESLRHLLRVAAGLESLVLGEDQILGQVRDAYESAREVGAIGPMLDDAVTKAIHVGERARTETAINDGAVSVGSAAVTLLAEHTDLGDATGLVVGAGEMGTIAAHALADAGVESLYVANRSLDSATELAEDVAHDETHTTTLDGLSSALDTADVVVTATGSDDHVLDAGDFHDAGEVLAVDIARPRDVSPAADAVEGVTLYGMEALESVTDETERRRQRAAESVSAMIDREFDHLLEGYKRKRADEVISAMYESAERVKERELSEALSKLEAHGDLSDDQRDIVSSMADALVSQLLAPPTKSLRDAAAEDDWGTINTALQLFDPDFGEEGAPPEFVREQGSEMPDKIPDEMADQIPDEIVAAVGDDD, encoded by the coding sequence GTGGCGACGGGTGTCGTCTCCGGCGTTCGGGTCAGCCACGACAAGGCGAGTTTAGACGACGTTGAGGCGGCCTGTCACGCCGACGAGCAGATGGTACTGGAGCGACTGCTCGACGTGCCGGGCGTCGACGAAGCGTTCGTCATGCAGACCTGCAACCGCTTCGAGGCCTACGTCGTCACCGATTCGGCGGCGACCGGCCGAGCAGTGCTGTCTGACTTTTCGCCCGATGTGGGCGGCCACTCGGTCGTGGAGATGGGCCACGAGGAGAGCCTTCGCCACCTCCTGCGAGTCGCGGCCGGACTCGAATCGCTCGTCTTGGGCGAGGACCAGATTCTCGGGCAGGTGCGGGACGCCTACGAGTCGGCCCGCGAGGTCGGCGCTATCGGCCCGATGCTCGACGACGCGGTGACGAAGGCCATCCACGTCGGGGAGCGCGCCCGGACCGAGACCGCTATCAACGACGGCGCAGTCTCGGTCGGGAGCGCGGCGGTGACGCTGTTGGCCGAACACACCGACCTCGGCGACGCCACCGGATTGGTCGTCGGCGCGGGCGAGATGGGCACCATCGCGGCCCACGCGCTGGCCGACGCCGGCGTCGAGTCGCTGTACGTCGCCAACCGCTCGCTCGACAGCGCGACCGAACTCGCCGAGGACGTCGCCCACGACGAGACTCACACCACTACGCTCGACGGTCTCTCGTCGGCGCTCGACACAGCAGACGTAGTGGTCACGGCGACCGGAAGCGACGACCACGTTCTCGACGCGGGCGACTTCCACGACGCCGGCGAGGTGCTGGCCGTGGACATCGCCCGTCCTCGGGACGTCTCGCCCGCCGCCGACGCGGTAGAGGGCGTCACGCTCTACGGCATGGAGGCGCTGGAGTCGGTCACCGACGAGACCGAGCGCAGACGCCAGCGGGCCGCCGAGTCGGTCTCGGCCATGATTGACCGGGAGTTCGACCACCTGCTGGAGGGCTACAAACGCAAGCGCGCCGACGAGGTTATCTCGGCGATGTACGAGAGCGCCGAGCGCGTCAAGGAGCGAGAACTCTCCGAGGCTCTCTCGAAGTTGGAGGCCCACGGCGACCTGTCCGACGACCAGCGCGACATCGTGTCCTCGATGGCCGACGCGCTCGTCTCGCAACTCCTCGCGCCGCCGACCAAGAGCCTGCGGGACGCCGCGGCAGAGGACGACTGGGGGACCATCAACACCGCACTCCAACTCTTCGACCCGGATTTCGGCGAGGAGGGCGCGCCCCCGGAGTTCGTCCGCGAGCAAGGCAGCGAGATGCCCGACAAAATCCCGGACGAGATGGCCGATCAGATACCCGACGAGATTGTGGCGGCCGTCGGCGACGACGACTGA
- a CDS encoding 4a-hydroxytetrahydrobiopterin dehydratase, whose amino-acid sequence MAELLSDDEIESQLPDGWERKGDEIVRSYEFDDYLEGVAFASEVGELAEEEFHHPTIEIGYKEVEIRFTSHEEGGITDEDIDMAELTNDLR is encoded by the coding sequence ATGGCAGAGCTACTTTCCGACGACGAAATCGAGTCCCAACTCCCTGACGGTTGGGAGCGCAAAGGTGACGAAATCGTCCGAAGCTACGAGTTCGATGACTACCTCGAAGGCGTCGCGTTCGCCAGCGAGGTCGGCGAACTCGCCGAGGAGGAATTCCACCACCCGACCATCGAAATCGGTTACAAGGAGGTCGAAATTCGGTTCACCAGCCACGAGGAGGGCGGCATCACGGACGAGGACATAGACATGGCGGAACTGACCAACGACCTGCGCTGA
- the lwrS gene encoding LWR-salt protein: protein MEARYVFAVRFRLEPSAGGVSVEPNEFETRLYREADPPGEEGWLFFRDNLWRGDINDERHFRRLTEEALGETVLSVEYRALETDEEYLDALKDEIRADLETFNADSVSEVLNKYLGSSLEVEKEED, encoded by the coding sequence ATGGAGGCCAGATACGTCTTCGCGGTCCGGTTTCGGCTCGAACCCAGCGCGGGCGGGGTCTCGGTCGAACCGAACGAGTTCGAGACGCGCCTCTATCGGGAGGCCGACCCGCCGGGCGAGGAGGGTTGGCTGTTCTTCCGGGACAACCTCTGGCGCGGCGACATCAACGACGAGCGCCACTTTCGGCGACTCACCGAGGAGGCGCTGGGCGAGACGGTCCTCTCGGTCGAGTATCGCGCGCTGGAGACCGACGAGGAGTATCTAGACGCCCTGAAAGACGAGATTCGGGCGGACTTGGAGACGTTCAACGCCGATTCGGTCTCGGAGGTGCTGAACAAGTATCTCGGGAGTTCGCTAGAGGTTGAGAAGGAAGAAGACTGA
- a CDS encoding HAD family hydrolase, translating into MVAREYDYWLLDLDGTLIDVDWSYPRSVFDRVGDRLGRQFTDREAEILWHGLGGNRNDQLREWGIDPEEFWPAFHDIEDPQRRAEETYLYEDAEFVGDLDCPVGLVTHCQPFLANPVLDELEIRDWFDTIICCDEDLGWKPDPEPLHHAREQIGVHQNSHDGVYAGDGASDVGAAWNAGLDAIHVERHGHSRREQCVLGDYRVETFDELLVTADAD; encoded by the coding sequence ATGGTCGCCCGCGAGTACGATTACTGGTTGCTCGACTTAGACGGCACACTCATCGACGTGGACTGGTCGTATCCCCGGTCGGTGTTCGACAGGGTTGGCGACCGCCTCGGTCGGCAGTTCACCGACCGCGAGGCCGAAATCCTCTGGCACGGTCTCGGCGGCAATCGCAATGACCAACTTCGCGAGTGGGGTATCGACCCCGAGGAGTTCTGGCCTGCGTTCCACGACATCGAGGACCCACAGCGCCGGGCAGAGGAGACCTACCTCTACGAGGATGCCGAGTTCGTGGGCGACCTCGACTGCCCGGTCGGGCTGGTGACCCACTGCCAGCCGTTCCTCGCCAATCCCGTGCTGGACGAACTCGAAATCCGCGACTGGTTTGACACCATCATCTGCTGTGACGAGGACTTAGGGTGGAAGCCCGACCCAGAACCGCTCCACCACGCCCGCGAGCAAATCGGCGTACATCAGAACAGTCACGACGGCGTTTACGCGGGCGACGGCGCGAGCGACGTCGGCGCGGCGTGGAACGCGGGCCTCGACGCGATTCACGTCGAGCGCCACGGCCACAGCCGCAGAGAGCAATGCGTCTTGGGCGACTACCGAGTCGAGACCTTCGACGAACTGCTGGTGACCGCCGACGCGGATTGA
- a CDS encoding potassium channel family protein yields MYIVIVGAGNIGSPLIEIATAGGNEVVVIEKDEEKAEHVASTYDCLVLNDDATTKDTLRDAGIDRADALISTTDQDATNIMVSLLAKELEVPNIVSVVHDAEHMDLFRRIGVNTMQNPQRLIAEYLYRAVKRPSIIDYMRVGDEAEVFEITVNADANIAGQTIQRAATEGLLPKDMLVVAIERDGADQPITPRGNTEIRVGDVVTVYSERGATPEVTDVFGHFEDHASEV; encoded by the coding sequence ATGTACATCGTTATCGTCGGCGCTGGCAATATCGGCAGTCCGCTCATCGAGATTGCGACCGCGGGCGGGAACGAGGTTGTCGTCATCGAAAAAGACGAGGAGAAGGCCGAACACGTGGCCTCGACCTACGATTGTCTCGTCCTCAACGACGACGCGACCACCAAAGACACGCTCCGGGACGCGGGCATCGACCGCGCTGACGCGCTCATCTCCACGACTGACCAAGACGCGACCAACATCATGGTCAGTCTACTCGCAAAGGAACTCGAAGTCCCCAACATCGTCTCGGTCGTCCACGACGCCGAACACATGGACCTGTTTCGGCGCATCGGCGTGAACACGATGCAGAACCCCCAGCGACTCATCGCCGAGTACCTCTACCGGGCGGTCAAGCGCCCCTCCATCATCGACTACATGCGCGTCGGCGACGAGGCCGAGGTCTTCGAGATTACGGTCAACGCCGACGCCAACATCGCCGGGCAGACGATTCAGCGGGCGGCTACCGAGGGTCTCCTCCCCAAGGACATGCTCGTCGTCGCCATCGAACGCGACGGGGCCGACCAACCCATCACGCCCCGCGGGAACACCGAAATCCGAGTCGGTGACGTGGTGACTGTCTACTCGGAGCGCGGCGCGACGCCCGAGGTGACTGACGTGTTCGGTCACTTCGAGGACCACGCGAGCGAGGTCTGA